The following are from one region of the Carnobacterium gallinarum DSM 4847 genome:
- a CDS encoding cation diffusion facilitator family transporter, whose protein sequence is MINYLLNRFERNYKGTREGLRTGLGILAGKIGLLSNLVLFLIKLMIGLLSGSVSIMADAINNLSDTISSILTLIGFYISGKPADAEHPYGHERFEYISGMLVSVLITFVGFQFLITSVKRIMNPQSVKVTGLVLVILIFSIGIKTWQSFFYQKTAKKIDSNTLVASAKDSINDVFTTLTVLLSAIVEGITGLRIDGYVGLLIAIYIIYSGFKMILEFIDALMGTRPPQAEIDAMKEHLSLVKDIVGYHDLLIHNYGPNKVFASVHIEIDDTWDLRKAHDTIDLIEREFKHGLGVDLVCHMDPVSLHDQEQNRIYLLLKEIIHSLDNNLKMHDLQIEQKDGETSTIYFDIAIPKDFNLTDNELEERIQYAVEQKIGEFQVEITFDHIYLLI, encoded by the coding sequence TTGATTAACTATCTATTAAATCGTTTTGAACGCAATTATAAGGGAACACGAGAAGGACTTAGGACAGGACTAGGGATTTTAGCCGGAAAAATAGGCTTACTTTCTAATCTAGTTCTTTTTTTAATCAAATTAATGATTGGATTGCTTTCTGGAAGTGTCTCAATTATGGCAGATGCGATTAATAATTTGTCAGATACAATTTCGTCTATTTTGACTTTAATCGGTTTCTATATCTCTGGTAAGCCAGCAGATGCAGAACATCCATATGGACATGAGCGTTTTGAATATATCAGCGGAATGCTCGTATCAGTATTGATCACCTTTGTTGGTTTTCAGTTTTTGATTACTTCTGTTAAAAGAATCATGAATCCACAAAGTGTTAAAGTAACGGGACTTGTATTAGTTATTTTAATTTTTTCAATCGGCATTAAAACTTGGCAAAGTTTCTTTTATCAAAAAACAGCTAAAAAGATTGATTCTAATACATTAGTTGCATCAGCAAAAGATAGCATTAATGATGTTTTCACAACATTAACGGTATTATTATCAGCCATTGTAGAAGGGATAACCGGTTTACGAATTGATGGATATGTTGGGTTATTGATTGCTATTTATATTATCTATAGTGGTTTTAAAATGATTCTGGAGTTTATTGATGCATTGATGGGAACAAGACCGCCACAGGCTGAAATCGATGCTATGAAAGAACATTTATCTTTAGTAAAGGATATTGTTGGTTACCATGATCTATTGATTCATAATTATGGACCTAATAAAGTTTTTGCATCGGTTCATATTGAAATTGACGATACGTGGGATTTGAGAAAAGCCCATGATACCATTGACTTGATTGAAAGAGAATTTAAACACGGATTAGGTGTAGACTTAGTCTGTCATATGGATCCTGTAAGCCTACATGATCAAGAACAAAACAGAATTTATCTATTATTGAAAGAAATTATTCATTCACTAGACAATAATTTAAAAATGCATGACTTACAAATTGAGCAAAAAGACGGAGAAACTTCAACTATTTACTTTGATATTGCGATTCCTAAGGATTTTAACTTAACTGATAATGAATTAGAAGAGCGAATTCAATATGCAGTTGAACAAAAAATTGGTGAATTTCAAGTGGAAATTACCTTCGATCATATTTATCTGTTGATTTAA
- a CDS encoding putative metal homeostasis protein codes for MEKIDSSSARRRLKSRNIKTRKRALKLIKQAKTEKKKKMVGSPV; via the coding sequence ATGGAAAAGATAGATTCTTCAAGTGCGCGTAGGCGATTAAAAAGCAGAAATATCAAAACGCGAAAACGTGCATTAAAACTTATTAAGCAAGCTAAAACTGAGAAAAAAAAGAAGATGGTTGGTTCGCCAGTGTGA
- a CDS encoding ABC transporter ATP-binding protein has translation MIRVIDSSKSYPMGDRLQMVNNKISFKIRKGELAMIIGPSGSGKSTVLNILGGLEVNDSGSVYVNKKNISKFSEKERSLYRKDVIGFVFQFYNLIANLTARENVELAANMAENPYTAEEVLKQVGLANRMDNFPAQLSGGEQQRVAIARALVKRPKILLCDEPTGALDFESGQGVLMLLQETAQKYGTTVVMVTHNGAIASMANRVIEIKDSRVKEIKVNKSPIQANLIEW, from the coding sequence ATGATTAGAGTAATTGATTCATCAAAAAGCTATCCGATGGGTGATCGACTACAGATGGTAAATAACAAAATTAGTTTTAAGATTCGTAAAGGTGAATTAGCTATGATTATTGGACCTTCTGGTTCAGGAAAATCAACAGTTTTAAATATCCTTGGTGGATTAGAAGTAAATGATTCAGGATCAGTTTATGTAAATAAAAAAAATATTAGTAAGTTTAGTGAAAAAGAACGCTCCTTGTATCGAAAAGATGTAATTGGTTTTGTTTTTCAATTTTATAACTTAATTGCAAATCTTACAGCAAGAGAAAATGTTGAACTAGCAGCAAATATGGCTGAAAATCCTTATACAGCAGAAGAAGTGCTGAAACAAGTTGGATTAGCGAATCGGATGGATAATTTTCCAGCACAGTTATCTGGTGGCGAACAGCAACGTGTTGCAATAGCACGTGCTTTAGTAAAAAGACCGAAAATTTTATTATGTGATGAACCAACTGGCGCATTGGATTTTGAAAGTGGCCAAGGGGTTTTAATGTTGCTACAAGAAACCGCACAAAAATATGGAACGACCGTAGTCATGGTCACTCATAATGGTGCGATTGCTTCAATGGCGAACCGAGTAATTGAGATTAAGGATAGCCGTGTCAAAGAGATTAAAGTGAATAAAAGCCCAATTCAAGCCAACTTGATCGAGTGGTAG
- a CDS encoding LTA synthase family protein codes for MIVFLILLFVFNGTLLITGRWFLYKQKDKFSTIFLKSIQWLMNGIFLIVNSELLLSTMYPNTYHPVIFEIGVSNFILTLIIQIPFYLLIYGFLGFYIGNALLTVLTFILGVSNYVKFTLQGLPLFIWDFLSSKMVTDVLFNMVLKEQLLITILSLILLTAMIWGLKKLFYSWHFPTENWKLRGTLAAIGCISMVFFFFNFEQIYSKFNIQAAEYNKPIQKSYQENGFVLSFLGNSNQHGMVMPANYSKETVAEAVTEIKNKMDAINKPKVELIKEQRPNIIFILSEAFWDPTTIKEAEWTQDPIPTIHGLMETSGGYLFSPEFGGSTANVEWNVLTGFSSNFTIDGYIQYNRTTQLKQAPSIVEPLKSQGYQAIALHDYQKEYYYRTEVYKKFGFSEFISETEMTHHDTNNIGTYISDASIFKEAVELIDKKGKDNPMLLHMITMQNHYPYTSNSKFGQIDYVKNKEALVDGDQFNLYINGLADTDKAVKELLTSLEKVKRPTYVVFYGDHLPSLNNEFYEHATFNTNQNQVVAKHETSYFVWKNDGEKLEVPSEVISPNYIAGDIMERSGLHQTIFQQYTTYVQNKIPAFNKRVYLDKKGNSKKLTNDEEELLDRYYLIQYDMMYGEQYSSKIFEVES; via the coding sequence TTGATAGTATTTTTAATTTTATTATTTGTCTTTAACGGAACATTACTAATTACAGGAAGATGGTTTTTATACAAACAAAAAGATAAATTTTCAACGATTTTTTTAAAAAGTATTCAATGGTTAATGAATGGCATCTTTTTGATAGTAAATTCAGAATTGTTATTGTCGACAATGTATCCCAATACATACCATCCAGTCATTTTTGAAATTGGAGTGTCGAACTTTATACTTACGCTTATTATTCAAATTCCTTTTTACTTACTTATTTATGGCTTCCTTGGTTTTTATATAGGGAATGCTTTATTGACCGTTTTAACCTTTATATTAGGTGTTTCAAATTACGTGAAGTTTACATTACAAGGTTTGCCCCTATTTATTTGGGATTTTTTATCATCTAAAATGGTTACAGATGTGCTTTTTAATATGGTATTGAAAGAACAATTACTGATTACAATTCTTTCACTTATTCTATTAACTGCTATGATTTGGGGCTTGAAGAAACTATTTTATTCTTGGCATTTTCCCACTGAAAATTGGAAATTACGAGGAACTTTAGCCGCAATTGGCTGTATTAGTATGGTGTTTTTCTTTTTTAATTTTGAACAGATTTACTCGAAGTTTAACATTCAAGCGGCAGAGTATAACAAACCGATTCAAAAAAGTTATCAAGAAAATGGATTTGTTCTATCGTTTCTTGGGAATTCTAATCAACATGGAATGGTTATGCCTGCGAACTATTCAAAAGAAACAGTTGCAGAGGCTGTCACTGAAATTAAAAATAAAATGGATGCGATTAATAAGCCAAAAGTTGAGCTAATTAAAGAACAACGACCAAATATTATCTTTATTTTAAGCGAAGCATTTTGGGATCCAACTACAATTAAAGAAGCGGAATGGACACAAGATCCAATTCCAACTATCCATGGTTTAATGGAAACGTCTGGTGGGTACCTATTTTCACCAGAGTTTGGTGGTAGCACTGCGAATGTAGAATGGAATGTTTTAACTGGTTTTTCTTCTAATTTTACTATTGATGGTTATATTCAATACAATCGAACAACTCAACTAAAACAGGCACCAAGTATTGTTGAACCTTTGAAAAGTCAGGGGTATCAAGCGATTGCCTTACATGATTATCAAAAAGAGTATTATTATCGGACAGAAGTTTACAAAAAGTTTGGTTTTTCAGAATTCATTTCTGAAACAGAAATGACGCATCACGATACGAATAATATTGGTACGTACATTAGTGACGCATCTATTTTTAAAGAAGCAGTTGAATTGATAGATAAAAAAGGAAAAGATAATCCTATGTTGCTACATATGATTACTATGCAAAATCATTATCCTTATACATCAAACTCTAAATTTGGCCAAATAGATTATGTGAAGAATAAAGAGGCATTAGTTGATGGTGACCAATTTAATTTATATATAAATGGGTTAGCAGATACAGACAAGGCAGTTAAAGAATTATTAACCAGTCTTGAAAAAGTTAAACGTCCAACCTATGTTGTCTTTTATGGTGATCATTTGCCATCTTTAAATAATGAATTCTATGAGCATGCAACCTTTAATACAAATCAAAACCAAGTCGTTGCCAAACACGAAACTTCTTATTTTGTTTGGAAAAATGATGGAGAAAAACTAGAAGTGCCAAGTGAGGTAATCAGTCCTAACTATATTGCTGGAGATATAATGGAAAGATCTGGATTGCATCAAACTATTTTTCAACAATATACGACCTATGTTCAAAATAAAATACCTGCCTTTAATAAGCGTGTATATTTGGACAAAAAAGGCAATTCAAAAAAATTAACCAATGATGAAGAGGAACTGTTAGATCGTTATTATTTAATTCAATACGATATGATGTATGGAGAACAGTATAGTTCCAAAATTTTTGAAGTTGAAAGTTAA
- a CDS encoding glycosyltransferase family 4 protein, which yields MNIGIFTDTYFPQISGVATSIAMLQKELTNRGHQVYIFTTSNPEANDIEDYPNVYRIPSIPFLFYTERRISYVSSRKITRLVEELKLDIIHTQTEFSLGVIGQKVAQKYNLPLLHTYHTMYEDYLHYIANGKLLTKPMVKYLMQSFCQKADIVIAPTEKVKLTLEKYQICRPIKIIPTGIDFQSFEQTDYLQQQTNELKKELGLSEDDFVLVWLGRVAYEKNLEEILRELPAILMEQSNTKLVIVGDGPAKKDSEKIVQELGLNEVVQFLGEQNWENINKFYQLGNAFISASTTETQGLTYIEALASNLPVIAKRDSSIEQLIVDKQTGFLFEKSSELPAIIKSISQYPAATEAIIKNGREQIKNLSVEHFGDTLEEVYEGLLKEAVEK from the coding sequence ATGAATATCGGTATTTTTACAGATACGTATTTTCCGCAAATAAGCGGTGTTGCAACATCAATTGCGATGTTGCAAAAGGAGTTAACCAATCGTGGACACCAAGTTTACATTTTTACAACATCGAATCCTGAAGCAAATGATATAGAAGATTATCCCAATGTTTATCGAATTCCAAGCATTCCTTTTCTATTTTACACGGAGCGACGTATTTCCTACGTTAGCTCCCGTAAAATAACGCGTTTAGTAGAAGAATTGAAGCTTGATATTATTCATACACAGACTGAATTTTCATTAGGGGTGATTGGACAAAAAGTAGCACAAAAATATAACTTACCGTTGTTACATACGTATCATACGATGTATGAAGATTACTTGCATTATATTGCGAACGGAAAATTATTAACTAAACCGATGGTGAAGTACTTAATGCAATCATTCTGTCAAAAAGCAGATATTGTGATTGCTCCTACTGAAAAAGTGAAATTAACTTTGGAGAAGTATCAAATATGCCGTCCAATTAAAATTATTCCTACAGGGATTGATTTTCAAAGTTTTGAGCAAACAGATTATTTACAACAACAAACCAATGAATTAAAAAAAGAATTAGGTTTGTCAGAGGATGATTTTGTTTTAGTCTGGCTTGGACGGGTTGCTTATGAAAAAAATTTAGAAGAAATTTTAAGAGAATTACCAGCTATTTTAATGGAACAGTCGAATACGAAGTTAGTTATTGTTGGTGACGGTCCTGCTAAAAAAGATTCTGAAAAAATAGTGCAAGAATTAGGTTTAAATGAAGTGGTTCAATTTTTAGGTGAACAAAATTGGGAAAATATTAATAAATTTTATCAGCTAGGAAATGCTTTTATCAGTGCATCAACTACAGAAACACAGGGCTTAACTTATATAGAAGCGTTGGCGTCAAATCTACCAGTTATTGCCAAACGAGATAGTAGCATTGAGCAATTAATAGTTGATAAACAAACTGGATTTTTATTCGAGAAATCTAGTGAACTGCCAGCCATTATAAAATCTATTAGTCAATATCCAGCCGCAACAGAGGCTATTATTAAAAATGGACGTGAACAAATTAAGAATCTTTCGGTTGAACATTTTGGTGATACTTTAGAAGAAGTTTATGAAGGTTTGTTAAAAGAAGCAGTTGAAAAATAA